A portion of the Pedobacter cryoconitis genome contains these proteins:
- a CDS encoding helix-turn-helix domain-containing protein — protein sequence MKYIIAAGLLQIIISLLLLCLNNRKEKSDYLLAAFLGAIGWHLLTKFFIFTSVENPSVIFRMHTFVQLSYGPLLYMYAKKKCNELFIPARLWFLFIPLIMSVTLYGCVVAAFITYPEKADLLLQLYNSLVFLPIVGAHIIFGALTLKKIKQTKIIEQQLLRNLSFLVILVGFADILLIIVSTSFPGYTLLVRSVLYTLLGLVPVLVIRYKYVAMPSEWQPDMKMLAFEGSDYAINTKFETQGTMLMPELKNTGIHRKLLLNNVQHQEIYRIIESFVKDKKLYADEDLSLEKLSALSGFSRHYISETLNVFAKKSFYQYINGYRVEEVIRLLGEENHENTSLLTVAYRSGFKNKASFNQHFKKVTGSTPSNYLKIKK from the coding sequence ATGAAATATATTATTGCCGCAGGATTACTACAGATTATCATTTCTTTGTTATTGCTTTGTCTTAACAACAGGAAGGAGAAGTCAGATTACCTGCTGGCCGCATTTCTCGGTGCAATTGGTTGGCATTTATTAACTAAGTTCTTCATATTCACCAGTGTTGAAAACCCATCGGTGATATTCAGGATGCATACTTTTGTGCAACTATCGTATGGACCGTTACTTTATATGTATGCCAAGAAGAAGTGCAACGAGCTATTTATCCCTGCAAGGTTATGGTTCTTATTCATTCCTTTAATTATGAGTGTAACGTTATATGGCTGTGTTGTAGCTGCATTTATAACCTACCCTGAAAAGGCAGATTTATTACTCCAGCTTTATAATTCACTGGTTTTTTTACCTATTGTAGGTGCGCACATTATTTTCGGTGCATTGACTTTGAAGAAGATTAAACAAACAAAAATAATCGAACAGCAATTGCTCAGAAATCTTAGCTTCTTAGTGATATTGGTAGGATTTGCTGATATACTGCTAATCATTGTCAGTACATCTTTCCCAGGATATACCCTTCTCGTGAGGAGCGTTTTGTATACCTTGCTAGGGTTGGTACCGGTGTTGGTCATCCGTTACAAATACGTTGCTATGCCTTCTGAATGGCAACCGGACATGAAGATGCTGGCTTTTGAAGGCAGCGACTACGCCATCAACACCAAATTTGAAACTCAAGGTACTATGCTAATGCCGGAACTGAAGAATACCGGTATTCATAGGAAACTATTACTAAATAATGTTCAGCATCAGGAGATTTACAGGATTATAGAATCGTTTGTAAAGGATAAAAAGTTATATGCAGATGAAGACCTTAGTCTGGAAAAACTGTCTGCACTCTCGGGCTTTAGCAGGCACTACATATCTGAAACGTTGAACGTATTTGCAAAAAAGTCTTTTTACCAATATATTAACGGGTACCGCGTTGAAGAAGTGATTAGGTTATTAGGAGAAGAAAATCATGAAAATACAAGCCTGCTTACGGTGGCTTATCGTTCTGGTTTTAAAAATAAAGCTTCATTCAATCAGCACTTCAAGAAAGTAACTGGATCAACGCCTTCCAATTATTTGAAGATCAAAAAGTGA
- a CDS encoding TonB-dependent receptor, protein MKIKLVLFLMLIPVLMVKAQKSATITGKITTTDGNAAVGITLTVSGTTLGSVTDGSGVYKIKNLPLGNQIIQLSAIGVQTQTKTVEVKSGETINVDFVIHGTSKELEEVAVSALRAHKYLYKESDQVARIPLKNLENPQVYSVIPKELIRNQLSLNSKDVINNAAGVVAYYTPIGTVSAWIRGFDTRNAIRNGMVTQYRAESDPINIERVEVIKGPAGTLFGSSAISFGGLINKITKTPNPVASTEVAVFTGSNSLMRITADINTPLNSSKTTLLRLNAAYHAEDSFQDIGRYKSISAAPSFLYKVNDRLTFLVDAEFAAVTRTQQPYPSFGPNTTFKNFKDIPIDYKKYIGGDDVDSKTTISNFFTKATYKLSDQWVSSTNLNFSNGYVDYANQLYPRWLTDSTMTRNIGMYSARTLSFIQFQQNFNGDFKIGKMRNRAVIGADFTSTITRLNYAYFNYDTINVNKNFSPLFAQRANALMAAAKPGYYQNTQTNYSIYASDVINLTKRLLVMASLRLDQFVNKASIENSLPVKDNYQQTALSPKFGMIYQIVDQKVAVFGNYMNGFLNQGPVTQPDGSTLRLKPKQANQWEGGVKTDLLNKHLGFTLSFYDIKVNNATYTDNNNFSLQGGTQRSKGFEAELNAEPVDHFYILSGYARNSNKFISGTPSLIGKKVAGAPGQVFNLWMNYQCVSGFLKNFGGGFGGNYVSDVYWDAANTITIPSYTVLNAAVSYNKPTWRASVKMNNLSNQKYWNSDAQPQMLRQIIGSLAMNF, encoded by the coding sequence ATGAAAATCAAACTCGTACTTTTTTTAATGTTGATCCCAGTACTGATGGTTAAGGCGCAAAAGTCAGCAACCATTACAGGAAAAATCACCACGACTGATGGCAATGCTGCCGTTGGTATAACCCTAACCGTTTCAGGAACTACACTCGGAAGCGTGACGGACGGAAGTGGTGTTTATAAAATCAAAAATCTTCCTTTAGGAAATCAAATTATCCAACTCTCTGCTATAGGCGTCCAGACTCAGACCAAAACTGTTGAAGTAAAATCTGGCGAAACCATAAATGTTGATTTTGTGATCCATGGAACCTCCAAAGAACTGGAAGAAGTTGCTGTCAGTGCGCTCAGGGCGCATAAATATTTATATAAGGAGAGCGATCAGGTAGCCAGAATCCCATTAAAAAACCTGGAGAACCCTCAGGTTTATTCTGTTATTCCAAAAGAACTTATCCGCAATCAATTATCCCTTAACAGTAAGGATGTCATTAATAATGCCGCTGGCGTAGTAGCTTATTATACCCCTATCGGTACGGTAAGTGCCTGGATTAGAGGGTTCGATACCCGAAATGCGATCAGGAATGGCATGGTAACTCAATATCGGGCAGAGTCTGATCCCATCAATATTGAGCGGGTTGAGGTAATAAAAGGCCCTGCCGGAACGCTTTTTGGATCAAGTGCGATATCATTTGGTGGATTAATTAATAAAATTACTAAAACACCTAATCCTGTGGCGTCAACAGAAGTGGCCGTTTTTACTGGCAGCAATAGCCTGATGCGAATTACTGCTGATATCAATACCCCTTTAAATTCATCAAAAACAACATTATTAAGGCTGAATGCGGCTTATCATGCAGAAGATAGTTTTCAGGATATCGGACGCTATAAGAGTATAAGTGCTGCCCCAAGTTTTCTTTATAAAGTAAACGACAGGCTTACTTTCCTTGTTGATGCTGAATTTGCAGCAGTAACCAGAACACAGCAACCTTACCCATCATTCGGCCCCAATACCACCTTTAAAAATTTCAAGGATATTCCTATTGACTACAAAAAATATATAGGTGGTGACGATGTGGATTCTAAAACAACCATTTCTAATTTCTTTACCAAGGCAACCTACAAATTGTCTGATCAATGGGTTTCATCTACCAATTTGAATTTCAGTAATGGTTATGTAGATTATGCCAATCAGCTTTATCCAAGATGGCTGACGGATTCTACCATGACCAGGAATATTGGGATGTATAGCGCCCGTACACTCTCATTCATTCAATTTCAACAGAACTTTAATGGTGATTTTAAAATAGGCAAGATGCGTAACCGGGCAGTTATTGGCGCAGATTTTACCAGTACAATTACGCGATTGAACTACGCTTATTTTAATTATGATACCATTAATGTAAATAAAAATTTCTCTCCATTATTTGCCCAGCGTGCCAATGCCCTGATGGCAGCAGCTAAACCAGGCTATTATCAGAATACGCAAACCAATTATAGTATTTATGCTTCTGACGTAATTAATCTAACCAAGCGCCTTCTTGTGATGGCAAGTTTGCGATTGGATCAGTTTGTTAACAAAGCGAGCATTGAGAATAGTCTTCCGGTAAAAGATAATTACCAGCAAACGGCCCTTTCTCCTAAATTTGGAATGATTTATCAAATTGTAGATCAGAAAGTTGCTGTTTTTGGAAATTACATGAATGGCTTTCTAAATCAGGGCCCGGTTACCCAGCCTGATGGCAGTACACTCAGGCTTAAACCAAAACAAGCCAACCAATGGGAGGGCGGAGTGAAAACAGATCTGCTAAATAAACATTTGGGCTTTACCTTAAGCTTTTACGATATCAAGGTTAATAATGCTACTTATACCGACAACAATAACTTCAGCTTACAGGGTGGTACACAAAGAAGTAAGGGTTTTGAAGCGGAATTGAATGCAGAGCCTGTTGATCATTTTTACATCCTATCCGGATATGCCCGGAACAGCAACAAATTTATATCAGGTACGCCCTCACTGATCGGGAAAAAAGTTGCCGGTGCTCCAGGTCAGGTCTTTAACCTTTGGATGAATTACCAGTGTGTTAGCGGATTTTTGAAAAATTTTGGTGGTGGCTTTGGGGGCAATTATGTAAGTGATGTATACTGGGATGCCGCAAATACCATTACCATACCTTCCTATACGGTATTAAATGCAGCAGTTAGTTATAATAAACCAACCTGGAGAGCATCGGTTAAAATGAATAATCTATCCAACCAAAAGTATTGGAACAGTGATGCACAGCCGCAAATGCTGAGACAGATTATTGGTTCTCTTGCTATGAACTTTTAA
- a CDS encoding class I SAM-dependent methyltransferase → MEEQIYFKETSKQARRPDDRPGKKVEREVSPFCRTMISKTVDQLKLADHSLVLEIGFKSREYLPFLFQKVIGIGYYGNNISETVVLGAMSAPALKINEGTAQFSLAKEDGTLAIGNNFFDGCFTVNTIYFWKDPVAHLKEIYRVLRPGGKLSLAFMEKNIGIELPWTRSDFTFYDTNEVKTFFSKAGFVAVEVKQMTEEITGQNVKGIVRPFVNVVGRK, encoded by the coding sequence ATGGAAGAGCAGATATATTTTAAAGAAACAAGTAAGCAGGCACGTCGTCCTGATGACAGACCAGGCAAAAAAGTAGAGCGTGAAGTTTCACCTTTTTGCCGTACCATGATTTCCAAAACTGTGGATCAGCTGAAATTGGCCGACCATTCTTTGGTGTTAGAGATTGGCTTTAAAAGCAGGGAATACCTTCCGTTTCTTTTTCAAAAAGTGATAGGGATTGGTTATTATGGGAACAATATTTCTGAGACAGTGGTACTCGGGGCCATGTCGGCCCCCGCATTAAAAATAAATGAAGGTACTGCCCAATTTAGTCTGGCAAAAGAAGACGGTACATTAGCTATAGGAAACAATTTCTTTGATGGTTGCTTTACGGTAAATACCATTTATTTCTGGAAAGACCCTGTAGCCCATTTAAAGGAAATATATCGTGTGTTACGACCTGGAGGAAAACTTAGCCTGGCCTTTATGGAAAAAAATATCGGAATAGAGCTGCCCTGGACACGCTCTGATTTTACTTTTTACGATACTAATGAAGTGAAAACGTTTTTCAGCAAAGCAGGTTTCGTAGCTGTTGAAGTGAAACAAATGACCGAAGAGATCACTGGTCAGAATGTCAAAGGGATCGTTAGGCCTTTTGTAAATGTAGTTGGAAGGAAGTAA
- a CDS encoding cupin domain-containing protein, whose product MGAARILKRRIRTSQILFFPKGTLGSAENFTGKVWNVGLVENDSVYNTVVGNVYFEPGARSNWHKHPAGQILIITDGAGYHQIKCQPKQILKKGDIVKCPANVEHWHGASPDTGMLQIYILPNTEKGIVTWLQKVTDEEYGKK is encoded by the coding sequence CTGGGAGCGGCCAGAATATTAAAAAGGCGGATCAGAACAAGCCAAATTTTATTTTTTCCGAAAGGCACACTTGGATCAGCTGAAAATTTCACAGGGAAGGTCTGGAATGTAGGCCTGGTAGAAAATGATTCGGTTTACAACACTGTTGTCGGTAACGTATATTTCGAGCCCGGAGCAAGAAGCAACTGGCACAAACATCCTGCGGGCCAGATCCTGATCATCACCGATGGTGCGGGATACCACCAGATCAAATGTCAACCAAAGCAGATCCTTAAAAAGGGGGATATTGTAAAATGTCCGGCCAATGTAGAACACTGGCATGGGGCAAGTCCAGATACAGGAATGCTGCAGATTTACATCCTTCCCAATACAGAAAAGGGAATTGTAACCTGGTTGCAGAAAGTCACAGATGAAGAATACGGTAAAAAATAA
- a CDS encoding alpha/beta hydrolase codes for MTETISPRPILFITGDKAHSREFSEDAYKRAGQPKELVIVPNAGHVDLYDKAGLIPFDKLEAFFYQTPEREIVRPNIKTYESINNNRNCYIDAVQYHWERPEY; via the coding sequence ATGACAGAAACCATTTCACCCCGTCCGATATTGTTCATAACGGGAGATAAGGCCCACTCAAGGGAATTCAGCGAGGACGCATATAAACGTGCAGGGCAACCAAAAGAACTGGTTATTGTTCCAAATGCCGGGCATGTTGATCTTTACGATAAGGCCGGCCTGATCCCATTTGACAAGCTGGAGGCTTTTTTTTACCAAACACCTGAAAGGGAAATAGTCAGACCCAATATCAAAACTTATGAAAGTATTAACAATAATCGCAATTGCTACATTGATGCTGTTCAGTATCACTGGGAGCGGCCAGAATATTAA
- a CDS encoding alpha-L-arabinofuranosidase C-terminal domain-containing protein, with protein MTYLFFREVSGNEVGKSKHLLRQLLLFCIFFLCINAVTFASPVPPDEPDSVYLFTYNNNGLCFAWSTDQKNWTSIGAGYVYLNSDYGRWGSEKKMNSPYLIRGKDGEWVCVWQINTYTHQFASATSKNLIDWSPQSYPYLSLGKNVLRPVITYNQQKESYKITYADADGKYYVTETKDFKFYTPVTKAGATAYQNHTIIADLEQKTEGQVHRVPWSVVAGLKKAHQLIQYKNTLNKETTKDDPERFAGLKPLEIKLSAQMALAKPISKLLTGVFFEDINYAADGGLYAELIQNRDFEYHPSDKSYDDKNWNSKYAWSLKGDKATFTVDSLNGIHLNNPHYALLKVNEPGASLCNTGFDAITVKKGETYHFSTFAKAFEGKNISLTVNLVSAKQGVLAQKKLSISSGSWKVLKTSLISLSNAKDVSLEITVNSVGSLGLDMVSLFPEKTYKGHKNGLRADLATTIANIKPKFVRFPGGCVAHGDGIDNIYKWKNSIGPLESRKPDRNLWGYHQTMGLGYFEYFQFCEDMGAEPVPVIAAGVPCQNSGTGGGGQQGGIPMSEMPQYIQDIIDLVEYANGAINTKWGKKRAEAGHPKPFNLKYIGIGNEDQITEVFKERFTMIYKALQKAHPEITVIGSAGPFFEGTDYEEGWKIGSDLKVPILDEHYYQSPGWFINNQDFYDQYDRSKSKVYLGEYAASLPGGNRTNWETSLSEALYMTSLERNGDVVSMASYAPLIAKEGHTQWNPDLIYFNNDEVKPTPGYYVQKVYGQNAGDQYIPADLILTDQPEKVRKRIAYSIVKDSETNSIIIKIVNLLPVSVNTTIDLGEVKIDGIVATKATLVGKPTDKTVTQTIDPVTLKKDSPINLPAYSFTMVRFVGN; from the coding sequence ATGACCTATCTTTTTTTTCGGGAAGTGAGTGGGAATGAAGTTGGAAAATCCAAACATCTTCTTCGCCAACTTTTACTGTTTTGCATATTTTTTCTTTGTATAAATGCCGTAACTTTTGCAAGTCCAGTACCACCGGACGAACCAGATTCGGTTTATCTTTTTACTTATAATAATAACGGACTTTGCTTTGCCTGGAGTACTGATCAAAAAAACTGGACATCCATTGGAGCTGGCTATGTCTACTTAAATTCTGATTATGGAAGATGGGGGTCAGAAAAAAAGATGAATTCGCCATATCTGATTCGCGGTAAAGATGGAGAGTGGGTTTGCGTTTGGCAAATCAATACCTATACCCATCAATTTGCTTCGGCAACTTCAAAGAATCTCATTGACTGGAGCCCGCAAAGTTATCCTTATCTCTCCTTAGGGAAAAATGTATTGCGTCCCGTTATTACCTACAACCAACAAAAAGAAAGTTATAAAATTACTTATGCAGATGCAGATGGTAAATACTACGTTACAGAAACCAAGGATTTTAAATTCTATACACCAGTGACTAAAGCAGGCGCCACAGCTTACCAAAACCACACAATAATTGCAGATCTTGAACAAAAAACAGAAGGCCAGGTTCACCGTGTACCCTGGTCTGTAGTGGCCGGACTTAAAAAAGCCCATCAGCTTATCCAATATAAAAATACACTCAATAAAGAAACTACTAAGGACGATCCAGAGCGTTTTGCAGGTTTAAAACCATTGGAGATAAAATTGTCAGCTCAAATGGCACTTGCAAAGCCGATTAGTAAGCTGCTAACCGGGGTCTTCTTTGAAGATATTAACTATGCCGCAGATGGTGGACTTTATGCAGAACTAATTCAAAACCGCGATTTTGAATATCATCCAAGTGATAAAAGCTATGACGATAAAAACTGGAACAGTAAATATGCGTGGTCACTAAAAGGCGATAAAGCAACGTTTACAGTCGATTCTCTAAACGGCATCCATCTAAATAATCCTCATTATGCCCTACTTAAAGTTAATGAGCCCGGGGCTTCTTTATGCAATACAGGGTTTGACGCGATCACCGTTAAAAAAGGCGAAACTTATCATTTCTCAACTTTTGCAAAAGCTTTCGAGGGCAAAAACATCTCGCTAACGGTGAATCTAGTGAGTGCTAAACAAGGTGTGTTGGCACAGAAAAAGTTATCTATTTCTTCGGGATCATGGAAAGTCCTTAAAACCTCTTTAATCTCATTGTCCAATGCCAAAGACGTGTCGCTTGAAATTACAGTAAATAGTGTGGGTAGTTTGGGGCTTGACATGGTTTCCCTATTTCCAGAAAAAACCTATAAGGGCCACAAAAATGGACTTAGGGCTGATTTGGCTACTACAATTGCAAACATCAAACCTAAGTTTGTCCGTTTTCCCGGAGGCTGTGTGGCACATGGCGATGGTATTGACAATATTTATAAGTGGAAAAACTCAATCGGACCATTAGAATCACGTAAACCAGACCGCAATTTGTGGGGCTATCATCAAACTATGGGCTTGGGATATTTCGAATATTTTCAGTTCTGCGAGGATATGGGCGCCGAGCCAGTGCCGGTAATTGCAGCCGGTGTGCCCTGTCAGAATTCGGGAACCGGAGGTGGTGGCCAACAAGGGGGAATCCCAATGTCTGAAATGCCACAGTATATCCAGGATATTATCGATCTGGTAGAATATGCCAATGGTGCTATAAATACCAAATGGGGCAAAAAGCGGGCAGAAGCAGGTCATCCAAAACCTTTTAACTTAAAATATATAGGAATTGGCAATGAAGACCAGATTACCGAAGTTTTTAAAGAGCGATTTACCATGATCTATAAGGCCCTGCAAAAAGCCCATCCAGAAATTACGGTAATTGGCTCGGCAGGACCATTTTTTGAAGGTACAGATTATGAAGAAGGCTGGAAGATCGGATCGGATTTAAAAGTGCCAATATTAGATGAACATTATTATCAGTCGCCCGGTTGGTTCATCAATAATCAGGATTTTTATGATCAATATGACCGGAGCAAATCCAAAGTTTATTTGGGCGAGTATGCGGCAAGTTTGCCTGGTGGTAATCGAACAAACTGGGAGACATCACTTTCGGAGGCCCTATATATGACTTCCCTGGAGCGCAACGGCGATGTAGTAAGCATGGCCTCCTACGCACCTCTTATTGCAAAGGAAGGTCATACACAGTGGAACCCAGATCTTATCTACTTCAATAATGATGAAGTTAAACCAACGCCCGGCTATTATGTGCAGAAGGTCTACGGTCAGAACGCTGGAGATCAATACATTCCAGCAGATCTGATTTTAACAGACCAGCCAGAAAAAGTACGCAAACGGATTGCTTATTCCATTGTGAAAGACAGCGAAACAAATAGCATTATTATAAAAATAGTGAACCTGTTACCTGTTTCTGTGAATACAACCATTGATTTAGGTGAAGTTAAAATTGATGGCATAGTGGCAACAAAAGCAACATTGGTTGGCAAACCCACCGATAAAACCGTGACCCAAACAATTGATCCCGTCACCTTAAAAAAGGATAGCCCAATAAACCTGCCAGCGTATTCATTTACTATGGTTCGATTTGTGGGAAATTGA
- a CDS encoding helix-turn-helix transcriptional regulator, whose product MAINVGKDYGALKKVGGNFEPFSNQGQFVKESRDRYHFSFSDAELWQLKTPDFYIVYGDISFKQRQIYFRPTNDLPDMVKLRFTLSGNGTIYNAVNKQHYIFSSNQQNIIYMPQLDGTGEYDTHSNYRFFEVHFAKDKFLQLAENSTRALQVLADHLDAGRYSQMAEQNLPISWAMQNCMQEILNCTYTEGLRLLFIESKCTELLVLQAEAFESDVLKNENSPPQSAYDKDCIYHARDYLIQNIQQPPSIAQLAKVSGINEFKLKKGFKGLFDKSIFGYLSDHKLNYAKQLLLEGIPIKAVAFQLGYSSVQHFSNAFRKKFAVPPGKVRV is encoded by the coding sequence ATGGCAATTAATGTTGGTAAGGATTACGGGGCCTTGAAAAAGGTAGGTGGGAATTTTGAGCCTTTTTCTAATCAGGGGCAATTTGTTAAAGAAAGCAGAGACAGATACCATTTTTCTTTTAGTGATGCTGAACTCTGGCAACTCAAAACTCCGGATTTTTATATCGTATACGGCGACATTTCATTCAAACAGCGTCAAATCTATTTCAGGCCGACTAACGATCTGCCGGATATGGTTAAATTGCGCTTCACCTTATCTGGTAATGGAACCATATATAATGCAGTAAACAAGCAGCACTATATCTTTAGTTCCAATCAGCAAAACATCATTTACATGCCACAACTGGATGGTACAGGTGAATATGATACGCACAGTAATTACCGCTTCTTTGAGGTCCATTTTGCGAAGGACAAATTTCTACAACTCGCAGAAAATTCTACCAGGGCGCTGCAGGTTTTAGCTGACCATCTGGATGCCGGACGTTATTCACAAATGGCCGAACAGAACCTGCCGATCTCCTGGGCTATGCAAAATTGTATGCAGGAAATCCTCAATTGTACTTATACAGAAGGACTACGACTCTTATTTATCGAATCAAAATGTACAGAATTGCTTGTGCTTCAGGCCGAGGCTTTTGAAAGTGATGTTTTAAAAAATGAAAATTCGCCCCCACAATCTGCATACGATAAAGATTGTATTTATCATGCCAGAGATTACCTGATTCAGAACATCCAGCAACCACCCTCTATTGCACAACTGGCAAAAGTATCCGGCATTAATGAATTTAAGTTAAAAAAAGGATTTAAGGGCTTGTTTGACAAAAGCATATTTGGTTACTTAAGTGACCACAAACTCAACTACGCTAAGCAGCTGCTGCTAGAGGGCATACCTATAAAGGCTGTAGCTTTTCAATTGGGTTATTCTTCCGTTCAGCATTTCAGCAATGCATTCAGGAAGAAATTTGCTGTCCCGCCGGGGAAAGTAAGGGTGTAA
- a CDS encoding alkaline phosphatase family protein, translating to MKKTFTHCLLTFLISFCYFQLTYAQSTKSPQKIIIIMMDGFGEDYYRNSDMATLNKMEKEGLFKVVPSLMPSITNVNNAAIITGETPDQNGITGNVFLNPASGVEEYMEESKLVLTPTIFERAKNAGVKSILFSCKTKTVTLLNKGADEAISRETVTPEWIKRLGTPPAIYSSEINYWMMDAALYSLKHSPELGLTFIHTTDYPMHMWAPESAESKQHLHKIDEYLAKLIKAAPDAAILITADHNVKHKNFCWDLEKALATCGISIKAAISPEKDRYFKHHLGLGGSEYIYLNDQKDSSKVKQALLGFKGVEEVISRSEAVKRFHLMPERIGDLMVLADSSTVFGHLENSESDDLPASYRSHGSLYEAQVPLFVYNARKAPSLSYFSYNYKLASWLYQPVAQKVKVIPVDPMATGDGIKMIHGTHIALYNPLKPDKHKLVLMITGTGSTAYGAIKMDSCFAEMGYHVITLDYPNNINSIICKNSSDSTSFDHFREEIVTGHPVSVNTDVDSLNSIMHRFKKLLQYLAANDADGKWSEYLEGGDPAWGRIILAGHSQGSGNAGFLGKLVPADRVLLFAGPQDYLAKFNKPAGWLSAKGKTTPSRYFSFLNQQDPFNVNKQIANDMKLMRMDKADTLHVWPGKPVRGHQHILITDTPTPDGTQGAHSSVLDPQYVNVWEYMLTAGTDEKPAKN from the coding sequence ATGAAAAAGACATTTACCCATTGCTTGCTAACCTTTTTAATTTCGTTCTGCTATTTTCAGCTAACCTATGCGCAATCAACAAAATCTCCCCAAAAAATCATTATTATCATGATGGATGGCTTCGGTGAAGATTACTACCGTAACAGCGACATGGCCACGCTGAATAAGATGGAAAAAGAGGGACTTTTTAAAGTCGTCCCATCACTTATGCCATCTATCACCAATGTAAATAATGCAGCGATTATAACGGGGGAAACTCCGGATCAGAACGGGATAACCGGAAACGTATTCTTAAACCCGGCTTCCGGGGTCGAAGAATACATGGAGGAATCAAAACTGGTACTTACACCTACAATATTTGAAAGAGCGAAAAACGCTGGTGTCAAATCCATCCTGTTTTCCTGTAAGACCAAGACAGTTACCTTACTGAACAAGGGAGCAGATGAAGCGATTTCCAGAGAAACAGTAACGCCAGAATGGATAAAACGGCTTGGGACGCCACCGGCTATTTACAGCAGTGAAATCAATTATTGGATGATGGATGCTGCACTCTACAGCCTCAAACATAGTCCGGAATTGGGCCTGACATTCATACACACAACAGATTACCCGATGCACATGTGGGCACCTGAAAGTGCAGAATCTAAGCAGCATCTGCACAAAATAGACGAATATTTGGCAAAACTTATTAAAGCTGCTCCTGATGCTGCTATTCTGATCACCGCAGATCACAACGTAAAACATAAAAACTTCTGTTGGGATCTGGAAAAAGCCCTGGCCACCTGTGGTATTTCGATCAAAGCAGCCATATCTCCGGAAAAAGACAGGTATTTCAAACACCACCTGGGCCTCGGCGGATCAGAATATATATACCTGAATGATCAAAAAGATTCTTCTAAGGTCAAACAAGCACTATTAGGATTCAAAGGCGTAGAAGAAGTCATTTCCAGATCGGAAGCTGTGAAAAGATTCCACCTTATGCCGGAACGCATTGGGGATCTTATGGTGTTGGCTGATAGTAGCACCGTTTTCGGTCACCTGGAAAATAGTGAATCAGATGACCTGCCCGCAAGTTACAGAAGCCACGGTTCACTATATGAGGCTCAAGTTCCTCTATTTGTTTACAATGCCCGTAAAGCACCTTCTTTATCCTATTTTTCATACAATTATAAACTGGCAAGCTGGCTTTATCAGCCAGTCGCTCAAAAAGTAAAGGTTATACCTGTTGATCCTATGGCCACAGGCGATGGGATCAAAATGATACACGGAACGCATATCGCTTTATATAATCCATTAAAACCTGATAAACATAAGTTGGTATTGATGATCACCGGTACAGGATCAACAGCTTACGGGGCTATTAAAATGGATAGTTGTTTTGCGGAAATGGGTTATCATGTGATCACACTTGACTATCCCAACAATATCAATAGCATTATTTGTAAGAACAGCTCAGACAGTACCTCTTTTGATCATTTCCGTGAGGAAATTGTAACAGGACATCCTGTCAGCGTGAATACGGATGTTGATTCATTGAACAGCATCATGCATCGCTTTAAGAAATTATTACAATACCTGGCGGCGAATGACGCGGACGGTAAATGGAGTGAATATCTGGAAGGTGGAGACCCTGCCTGGGGGCGTATTATTTTGGCCGGCCATTCACAGGGTTCCGGAAATGCGGGCTTTTTAGGCAAGCTTGTACCGGCTGACAGAGTCTTGCTTTTTGCTGGCCCACAAGATTACCTGGCCAAATTTAACAAGCCAGCAGGATGGCTTTCTGCTAAAGGTAAAACGACGCCATCCCGCTATTTTTCTTTCCTGAACCAACAAGATCCGTTTAACGTTAACAAACAGATTGCGAATGACATGAAATTAATGCGAATGGATAAGGCTGATACGCTTCACGTCTGGCCTGGAAAACCTGTACGTGGTCATCAACACATATTAATAACCGACACTCCCACCCCTGATGGGACACAGGGAGCCCACTCATCTGTCCTCGATCCACAGTATGTGAATGTTTGGGAATATATGCTGACTGCCGGAACTGATGAGAAGCCAGCAAAAAATTAA